A part of Gramella sp. MAR_2010_147 genomic DNA contains:
- a CDS encoding lysylphosphatidylglycerol synthase transmembrane domain-containing protein — protein MGIFLIWYSLKSSTQEERENLWQSIVDANKFWIFISFLLGTISHFSRAYRWKFMLEPMGYQSSQANRFMAVMVAYLANFGIPRSGEVLRAVTLSTYEEVPFEKGFGTIISERVADLLILMLIIGIVVILQTDDLLIYLNDQNIKPLNTFLFFLGSVAFIVIGIMIVKRSNWMPFKKIRKLAKGLLEGMKSILKMKQKWAFIFHTVFIWSMYLIMFFIIKLSIPETANAPVGTIMAAFVVGSFAVSATNGGIGVYPLAVGGVLAFFGVQPQAAEAFGWISWATQTFVVLLFGGLSFILLPLLNSKK, from the coding sequence TTGGGGATTTTTTTGATCTGGTATTCACTAAAGAGCTCCACGCAGGAAGAACGTGAAAATTTATGGCAGAGCATTGTTGATGCTAATAAATTCTGGATTTTCATATCCTTTCTTCTTGGAACAATTTCCCACTTTTCCAGAGCTTACCGGTGGAAATTTATGCTGGAGCCTATGGGATACCAATCCTCACAGGCTAACAGATTTATGGCAGTAATGGTCGCTTATCTGGCAAATTTCGGTATTCCCCGTTCAGGAGAAGTATTGCGTGCCGTTACACTCTCCACCTATGAAGAAGTGCCCTTTGAAAAAGGTTTTGGAACCATTATATCTGAAAGGGTTGCAGATCTTCTAATTTTAATGTTGATCATAGGAATCGTTGTAATCCTGCAAACCGATGATCTTCTTATCTATTTAAACGATCAGAATATCAAGCCACTAAATACATTTCTCTTCTTTCTTGGCTCAGTGGCCTTCATCGTTATTGGAATTATGATCGTTAAGCGTTCAAACTGGATGCCATTTAAAAAAATAAGAAAACTGGCCAAAGGCCTTCTGGAAGGCATGAAAAGTATTCTGAAAATGAAGCAAAAATGGGCATTTATATTCCATACCGTTTTCATTTGGTCTATGTATCTAATCATGTTTTTTATCATTAAACTAAGTATTCCGGAAACTGCCAATGCTCCTGTAGGCACCATCATGGCAGCCTTTGTAGTAGGCTCTTTTGCGGTTTCTGCAACGAACGGCGGAATAGGGGTTTACCCACTTGCTGTGGGCGGTGTATTGGCATTTTTTGGAGTCCAGCCACAAGCGGCCGAAGCTTTTGGATGGATCTCCTGGGCTACACAAACATTTGTGGTTCTGCTGTTTGGAGGTTTATCCTTTATTTTACTCCCTCTTTTAAACAGTAAGAAATAA
- a CDS encoding alpha/beta hydrolase-fold protein, producing the protein MKKLLLMLLAIALPIVSNSQIKHESLSSQKLGETRQIKIQLPRNYEENKEKRYPVVVVLDGDYLFEPVAGMVDYYSYWEDIPEMIVVGVNQDGIRMDDTAYADNNFLPTGKGAKFFEFIGMELLAQLDQKYRTANFRMIVGHDFTSNFINYYLLKQSPIFQGYINLSPDLAPEMASRITNALKTAESKKWYYMATASDDIPALKKDILSFDNQLKNIENKMVTYKFQDFENETHYSLVGKAIPSAISSMFEIYRPISTRDYNEILLQTSVSPSEYLAEKYSSIEELYGIKRKISVNDFMAVYNAIEKTRNWEEYKALYKMAFDHYPGTMLGTFFEARYEEETGNPKKAMRIYQNAYGQEKIAFINTDFMLEKADAIKKDFGY; encoded by the coding sequence ATGAAAAAATTATTACTAATGCTATTGGCAATTGCCTTGCCAATAGTGAGCAATTCGCAGATTAAACATGAAAGTCTTTCTTCTCAAAAACTGGGAGAAACCAGGCAAATAAAGATTCAGCTTCCACGTAATTACGAAGAAAACAAGGAAAAACGCTATCCCGTGGTGGTGGTTCTCGATGGAGATTATCTATTCGAGCCAGTAGCAGGAATGGTAGATTATTATTCTTATTGGGAAGATATCCCGGAAATGATCGTTGTCGGCGTAAATCAGGATGGAATAAGAATGGATGACACCGCTTATGCCGATAATAACTTTCTCCCAACTGGAAAAGGCGCTAAATTCTTTGAGTTTATAGGAATGGAACTTCTTGCGCAACTAGATCAAAAGTACAGGACCGCTAATTTCAGGATGATCGTAGGGCACGATTTTACTTCGAATTTTATAAACTATTACCTTCTCAAGCAGTCTCCAATCTTCCAGGGCTATATTAATTTAAGCCCTGACCTGGCTCCTGAGATGGCCAGTAGGATTACAAATGCCCTGAAAACAGCCGAATCAAAAAAATGGTATTACATGGCAACAGCCAGTGATGATATTCCTGCCCTTAAGAAAGATATTTTAAGCTTTGACAATCAGCTTAAAAACATCGAAAATAAGATGGTCACTTATAAGTTTCAGGATTTTGAGAATGAAACGCATTATTCCCTGGTAGGTAAGGCAATTCCTTCAGCCATTTCCAGTATGTTCGAAATCTACAGGCCTATTTCAACGAGAGATTATAATGAAATCCTACTTCAAACTTCGGTTTCCCCATCTGAATATTTAGCTGAAAAGTATAGCTCTATTGAAGAGTTATATGGGATTAAAAGAAAAATAAGTGTTAATGATTTCATGGCGGTCTATAATGCGATAGAAAAAACCAGAAATTGGGAAGAATATAAAGCATTATATAAAATGGCGTTTGATCACTACCCAGGAACTATGCTAGGCACGTTCTTCGAAGCCAGGTATGAAGAAGAAACAGGGAATCCTAAGAAGGCGATGAGAATATACCAAAATGCCTACGGGCAGGAAAAAATTGCCTTTATAAACACTGATTTTATGTTGGAGAAAGCCGATGCGATCAAAAAAGATTTCGGTTATTAG
- the radA gene encoding DNA repair protein RadA codes for MAKVKTTYYCQKCGAQYSKWQGKCNSCGDWNTIVEELVQKPDPKDWKTSAKKEAKKASKPLLIGDIENTPQNRMNTGNNELDRVLGGGLVPGSLTLLGGEPGIGKSTLLLQISLGLNYKVLYVSGEESQQQIKMRAERINPNPANCLILTETKTQSIFRQVEEVAPEVVIIDSIQTLHSDYIESSPGSISQIRECTAELIKFAKESNTPVILIGHITKEGSIAGPKVLEHMVDTVLQFEGDRNHVYRILRAHKNRFGSTHELGIYEMQGSGLREVTNPSEILISKNDEDLSGTAIASTLEGMRPLMIEIQALVSTAVYGTPQRSTTGYNAKRLNMLLAVLEKRAGFRLGAKDVFLNVTGGISVDDPAIDLAVVAAILSSNEDISLEKDTCFAAEVGLAGEIRPVTRIEQRIMEAEKLGFASIMVSKQSKIPKGDFQIRIIKVAKIEDVVSHLFE; via the coding sequence ATGGCAAAGGTTAAGACTACTTATTATTGTCAGAAATGTGGTGCACAGTATTCCAAATGGCAGGGAAAATGTAATTCCTGTGGCGACTGGAATACCATTGTTGAGGAATTAGTGCAAAAACCAGATCCAAAAGACTGGAAGACCTCAGCAAAAAAAGAAGCAAAAAAAGCATCAAAACCATTGCTGATAGGAGATATTGAGAATACTCCGCAAAACCGGATGAATACCGGGAATAATGAATTAGACAGGGTTCTTGGAGGTGGCCTCGTTCCCGGGTCCTTAACGCTTCTTGGAGGCGAACCCGGTATTGGGAAAAGCACTCTTTTGCTGCAGATATCACTTGGCTTAAATTACAAAGTGCTATATGTTTCGGGAGAAGAAAGTCAGCAGCAAATTAAAATGCGTGCAGAACGCATCAATCCCAATCCTGCCAACTGCTTAATTTTAACAGAAACTAAAACCCAGAGTATCTTCCGTCAGGTAGAAGAAGTAGCGCCTGAAGTGGTGATCATAGACTCCATTCAAACACTTCACAGCGATTATATTGAAAGTTCGCCGGGAAGTATCTCCCAAATTAGAGAATGCACCGCAGAGCTTATTAAATTCGCTAAAGAAAGTAATACGCCGGTGATCCTGATAGGTCATATTACCAAGGAAGGGAGTATTGCCGGACCAAAAGTACTCGAACACATGGTAGATACCGTTCTTCAGTTTGAAGGGGATCGAAACCATGTTTATAGAATTTTGCGAGCACATAAGAACAGGTTTGGCTCTACGCACGAACTTGGAATTTATGAAATGCAAGGCAGCGGATTAAGAGAGGTAACCAATCCCTCCGAAATTCTGATCTCCAAAAACGATGAAGACCTAAGCGGCACAGCGATTGCCTCTACATTAGAAGGAATGCGTCCATTAATGATAGAAATACAGGCGCTTGTGAGTACTGCGGTCTATGGAACACCTCAACGATCTACTACAGGTTATAATGCTAAAAGACTTAATATGCTTTTGGCAGTACTGGAAAAAAGAGCCGGTTTTAGACTTGGGGCAAAAGATGTTTTTTTGAACGTCACAGGGGGAATTAGCGTAGATGACCCCGCAATAGATCTTGCGGTTGTTGCAGCTATACTCTCATCAAATGAAGATATTTCTTTAGAAAAAGACACCTGTTTTGCTGCTGAAGTAGGACTTGCAGGAGAAATAAGACCTGTTACGCGAATTGAACAACGCATAATGGAAGCTGAAAAACTAGGATTTGCTTCCATTATGGTTTCAAAACAAAGTAAAATTCCGAAAGGCGATTTTCAGATCAGGATTATCAAAGTAGCGAAAATTGAAGATGTAGTTAGCCACCTTTTTGAATAG
- a CDS encoding M23 family metallopeptidase, with product MRFRKILFFLISFSFLSCSQLEKAEQLITGLSEKEQYKKDNNISDEIFKIWENRIPKALNDSLEIELPYLETGELKPRNFAIYSYATYLIPGEVVEAEIITDTSSTLIFSELYKKTNSGSKEFEKIKSGEIETKNLRFEVNEKGLYKIVIQPEIEANTQFQIKIKKSPTYLFPVLNGANADIGSYWGDMRDGGRRDHKGIDIFAKKGTPVIAPTSGRVGYTGEKGLGGKQVWLRDSKRKQSLYYAHLDSIIPDLGRVNPGDTLGFVGNTGNAKTTPPHLHFGIYRRNEGAIDPLGFVYITEELEAKVNEEIEISSRLKVNAQTANFRNKPAASNSSIIKKGKIGEILMVQGKTADWFHVRDSLDRSMFIHESLVQSLN from the coding sequence ATGCGATTCAGAAAAATACTATTTTTCCTTATATCTTTTTCTTTCCTATCCTGCTCTCAGCTGGAAAAAGCTGAACAGTTAATTACTGGTCTTTCTGAAAAGGAACAATACAAAAAAGACAATAATATTTCAGATGAAATCTTCAAAATCTGGGAAAACAGGATTCCTAAAGCCCTTAATGACAGTCTTGAAATAGAATTACCATATCTGGAAACCGGGGAGTTAAAACCACGAAATTTTGCAATTTATTCGTATGCAACCTATCTAATTCCAGGAGAAGTTGTAGAGGCCGAAATCATTACCGACACCTCCTCAACACTCATTTTTTCTGAACTTTACAAAAAAACCAATTCTGGTAGTAAAGAATTTGAAAAGATAAAATCTGGTGAAATAGAGACTAAAAATTTAAGGTTCGAGGTTAATGAGAAAGGCTTATATAAAATTGTAATTCAACCTGAAATTGAAGCAAACACGCAATTCCAAATTAAGATTAAAAAATCTCCTACCTACTTATTTCCTGTTTTAAATGGAGCCAATGCAGATATTGGTAGTTATTGGGGCGATATGCGTGATGGTGGCAGAAGAGATCACAAGGGAATAGATATTTTTGCTAAAAAGGGAACACCAGTGATCGCTCCAACGTCTGGCAGGGTTGGATATACAGGTGAAAAAGGTCTTGGAGGGAAACAGGTTTGGCTGCGAGACAGCAAACGCAAACAATCACTATATTATGCACATCTGGATAGTATAATCCCCGATCTTGGCAGGGTAAACCCGGGGGATACACTTGGTTTTGTTGGAAACACCGGGAATGCAAAGACCACTCCCCCTCATTTACATTTCGGAATCTATAGAAGAAATGAAGGCGCCATAGATCCGTTAGGTTTTGTTTATATAACAGAAGAACTAGAAGCTAAAGTAAATGAAGAAATAGAAATATCTTCAAGATTAAAGGTGAATGCTCAAACTGCAAATTTCAGAAATAAACCGGCAGCCAGTAATTCTTCCATTATTAAAAAAGGAAAAATAGGGGAAATCCTAATGGTACAGGGCAAAACTGCGGACTGGTTCCACGTAAGAGACAGCCTGGACCGTTCTATGTTCATCCATGAAAGCCTGGTGCAATCTCTTAATTAA
- a CDS encoding aldo/keto reductase — MKYTKLPNTNIEVSKICLGSMTWGQQNTEAEGHEQIDYALDKGVNFIDTAEMYSVPARPETQGSTEKVIGTWLKKTGRREDVVIASKVAGPGDMVSHIRKDLGFHKAAIEDAIDKSLKRLQTDYIDLYQLHWPERNANFFGKRGYEHEADEQWQDNFREILESLKYFIDKGKIRHIGLSNETPFGLMRFLEESKNDLPRVVTVQNPYNLLNRKDEIGLTEIYHRENVGLFPYSPLGMGTLSGKHLDGVKENTRLSLFPQYNRYSNEEAVKATREYKKLADKYNMSLTHLALAFVNQQPFVTSNIIGATSIEQLKENIESIEVVLSEEILEGINEIHNSIPNPAP; from the coding sequence ATGAAGTATACCAAACTTCCGAATACTAATATAGAAGTTAGTAAGATTTGCCTTGGTTCCATGACCTGGGGTCAACAAAATACAGAAGCAGAAGGTCATGAACAAATAGACTATGCGCTTGATAAAGGTGTGAATTTTATAGATACCGCTGAGATGTATTCGGTGCCTGCCAGACCAGAAACTCAGGGAAGCACTGAGAAAGTTATTGGAACCTGGTTAAAGAAAACCGGTAGACGTGAAGATGTGGTGATTGCTTCTAAAGTAGCCGGGCCCGGAGATATGGTTTCTCATATTCGCAAAGACCTTGGATTTCATAAGGCTGCGATAGAAGATGCTATAGATAAAAGTTTAAAAAGACTTCAGACAGATTATATAGATCTTTATCAATTACACTGGCCAGAGCGTAATGCGAATTTCTTCGGAAAACGAGGCTACGAGCATGAGGCTGATGAGCAATGGCAGGATAATTTCAGGGAAATCCTGGAAAGTTTGAAATATTTTATCGATAAAGGGAAAATAAGACATATAGGTCTTTCGAATGAAACACCATTTGGCCTGATGCGTTTTCTGGAAGAAAGTAAAAATGATCTCCCAAGAGTGGTAACGGTGCAAAACCCATACAATCTACTGAATAGAAAGGATGAGATTGGATTAACAGAGATCTATCATCGTGAAAATGTAGGTCTTTTTCCTTACTCCCCTTTAGGGATGGGAACCTTGAGCGGAAAACATCTGGATGGGGTTAAAGAAAACACGAGACTAAGCCTGTTTCCTCAATACAATAGATATTCTAATGAGGAGGCTGTAAAAGCAACCAGGGAGTATAAGAAACTGGCAGATAAATATAATATGAGCCTAACACACCTGGCGCTGGCATTTGTGAATCAGCAGCCATTTGTAACCAGCAATATTATTGGAGCCACGAGTATAGAGCAGCTAAAAGAAAATATTGAAAGTATAGAGGTAGTTCTTTCAGAAGAGATCCTTGAAGGGATCAATGAGATTCATAACTCAATTCCCAATCCGGCTCCTTAA
- a CDS encoding OmpA family protein, which produces MKIRLTSFLALLILVSSCVSSKKYGELENRNADLQRKNRSVNDELDGFKASNEKMEKELTGLKTDFESLTTERNQLLEKLTALQKNYESLEKSYDALEQNSSAAIAENSRQNRELLAQLDEKEASLIQEKNRLEKLQKNLAMRSQRIDELESVIAAKDAKMNALKNAVSNALTNFEGKGLSVEQRDGKVYVSMENKLLFSSGSWAVNSEGRKAVQQLGSVLAQNPDIAVLIEGHTDNVPYGGSGQLQDNWDLSTKRATSIVQILRENTNIDPQSLTAAGKGEFAPVASNDTEAGKAKNRRIEVILTPKLDEITRVLNEID; this is translated from the coding sequence ATGAAAATTAGACTTACCTCTTTTTTAGCTTTATTGATATTAGTGAGTTCCTGTGTTTCTTCGAAGAAATACGGAGAATTAGAAAATAGAAATGCCGATTTGCAAAGAAAGAACCGTTCTGTAAACGATGAATTAGATGGCTTTAAAGCCTCTAATGAGAAAATGGAGAAAGAACTCACTGGTTTAAAAACCGATTTTGAAAGTCTTACTACAGAACGCAATCAGTTATTGGAAAAATTAACTGCTCTGCAAAAAAACTATGAAAGTCTGGAAAAATCTTATGATGCTTTAGAGCAAAATAGTTCAGCCGCCATTGCTGAAAATTCAAGACAAAATAGAGAGTTGCTGGCCCAACTGGATGAGAAAGAAGCGAGCCTAATACAGGAAAAGAACAGGCTTGAAAAACTGCAAAAAAATCTTGCAATGCGTTCTCAAAGAATCGACGAATTAGAAAGTGTGATCGCGGCAAAAGATGCAAAAATGAATGCACTTAAAAATGCTGTTTCTAATGCGCTTACCAATTTTGAGGGCAAGGGTTTAAGTGTGGAACAACGAGATGGGAAGGTATATGTTTCTATGGAAAATAAATTACTTTTTAGCTCTGGTAGCTGGGCCGTAAATTCTGAAGGCCGCAAAGCAGTACAGCAATTAGGTAGTGTCCTGGCTCAAAATCCCGATATAGCCGTTTTAATTGAAGGTCATACAGATAATGTTCCTTATGGAGGAAGCGGTCAGTTGCAAGATAACTGGGATCTTTCAACAAAAAGAGCCACTTCAATAGTTCAGATTCTAAGAGAGAACACAAATATAGATCCGCAGAGTTTAACAGCGGCTGGAAAAGGAGAATTTGCACCTGTTGCATCAAATGATACTGAAGCAGGTAAAGCTAAGAACAGGAGAATAGAAGTGATACTAACTCCCAAACTGGATGAAATAACCAGGGTTTTAAACGAAATAGACTAA
- the xth gene encoding exodeoxyribonuclease III — protein MTIISYNVNGIRAAIRKGLLDWLQQSNPDIVCIQEIKAHPEQLDLSEFEKAGYPYHYWYPATKKGYSGVAILSKTEPKNVTYGTGIEYMDFEGRSIRADFEDFSVMSLYLPSGTNINRLELKFKFMDDFQRYIDQLKLEIPNLIISGDYNICHEAIDIHDPVRLKNVSGFLPEERRWIDGFMENGFIDSFRHFNDEPDHYSWWSYRANARNNNKGWRIDYNLVSEPLKERLKRAVILPQAYHSDHCPVLVEIE, from the coding sequence ATGACCATTATTTCCTATAACGTAAACGGTATTCGTGCCGCTATACGCAAAGGTTTATTAGACTGGCTTCAGCAGTCAAATCCAGATATAGTTTGTATACAGGAAATCAAAGCGCACCCGGAACAGTTGGATCTTTCTGAATTTGAAAAAGCGGGATACCCCTACCATTACTGGTATCCGGCTACTAAGAAGGGCTATAGTGGTGTTGCTATTCTAAGTAAAACTGAACCGAAAAATGTTACCTACGGTACTGGTATTGAATATATGGATTTTGAAGGCCGAAGTATTCGTGCAGATTTTGAAGATTTTTCCGTAATGAGTCTTTACTTACCCTCGGGAACCAACATTAACAGGCTGGAACTTAAATTCAAATTCATGGATGATTTTCAGCGATATATAGATCAGTTAAAACTGGAAATCCCAAACCTTATCATTTCCGGAGATTATAATATTTGTCATGAAGCGATAGATATTCACGATCCTGTAAGACTTAAAAATGTTTCAGGGTTTCTTCCGGAAGAAAGAAGATGGATAGATGGCTTTATGGAAAATGGATTTATAGATTCATTTCGCCATTTTAATGATGAACCAGATCATTATTCATGGTGGAGTTACAGGGCCAACGCGAGAAATAATAACAAAGGCTGGCGTATAGATTATAATCTGGTATCAGAACCATTAAAAGAACGTTTAAAACGGGCTGTTATTTTGCCTCAGGCATACCATAGTGATCATTGTCCCGTTCTTGTAGAAATAGAATAA
- a CDS encoding T9SS type A sorting domain-containing protein produces MKKLLLLFSLSFIFHLNSSAQINEIAGPAFIDSASVVKAGPLSKARLIRPQEKAKLYNPRNRGINKVVPGKGLPKTIDPALQSKMGDIPVKAPIFSFDGAVSRSTPSDPTGAVGKNHYVNAWNSAFAIWDKEGNQLVPPSALESIGGAFSNENDGDPIVFYDESADRFILMQFSAEAGNGSSSPAALLFAVSQGPDPINSGWYTYRFNMESLPDYPKISLWNDGYYITTNKNALAPQGREIVYVLERDRMLQGLDNVRILGFPLPGIQNNGFYSPAGFSVMGTDLPPPGNAPIIYLQDDDWAGVNQDHLKLWLINVNWNNIASSTIEESQELTNGVSPFTATFDGGGFQNLAQPGDTPDIDALQGAMMYMTQYRRFGTHNSVVMNFVVDVEPSAAKHAGIRWYELRQPNDDAPWSVYQEGTYAPDNSDRFSGSIGIDLRGNIAMGYTVLNDNPANPVFPSIRYTGRFVNDQLGVMTIQEESIVEGNSPQPRPEGRYGDYAHLSIDPVDDLTFWHNAEYFEGVDRVNKVGVFRIAANEPNDLGAVALLSPQNATLTNSEAVTIRIRNYGTNAQSNFEVSYSINGGTVVTETYEETIPAESSAEFTFEVTGDFSEIGEIYTVTIATNLENDSNTNNDAIEVEIKNLPPNDVGVTSIDSPFTDENLTSTEEVTVTISNLGGEPQQNFPVSYQIGNNAPVLETYSQVLSVGEDAVYTFNRTANLSGFGRYMIEARTRLEDDFDPSNDAETISVANLDCIPEGSDCSQGDGIFYFELGEYRNERIPCTNGYIDFIGGTTDLDRSQGDFTVTVQTGFAEGEREKFSMWIDFNDNAVFEDDERLITSEVIPQANRQFSYDFSIPRDADLGQHLLRIRAGDTDFAGDLNDPCSVMAYGTTHDYSVNVTDSTLDIEDFILNEAELVVVTLPNQDNQFRAIMETSFHEPLRITVHNVLGQKMIENEVRNDGDAYVYELDMSYAARGVYLVRFGTRKVGKVARFIVK; encoded by the coding sequence ATGAAAAAACTACTCCTATTATTTTCTCTTAGCTTTATTTTTCATCTAAATTCTTCAGCCCAAATAAATGAGATTGCCGGGCCGGCTTTTATAGATTCGGCCAGCGTTGTGAAAGCGGGGCCTTTGTCTAAAGCACGATTAATTCGGCCTCAGGAGAAAGCAAAACTATATAATCCAAGAAATCGGGGTATTAATAAAGTGGTTCCGGGGAAGGGGTTGCCAAAAACTATAGATCCTGCGTTACAGAGTAAGATGGGAGATATCCCGGTAAAAGCACCGATCTTTTCTTTTGATGGGGCAGTTTCAAGATCAACCCCGTCAGATCCTACAGGTGCGGTTGGGAAAAATCATTATGTAAACGCATGGAATAGTGCATTTGCTATATGGGATAAAGAAGGAAATCAACTGGTCCCACCTTCTGCATTAGAAAGTATTGGAGGAGCTTTTAGTAACGAAAATGATGGTGATCCTATTGTCTTTTATGATGAATCGGCAGATAGGTTCATTCTTATGCAGTTTAGTGCTGAAGCCGGCAACGGAAGCTCTTCGCCTGCGGCACTATTATTTGCTGTTTCCCAGGGTCCAGATCCTATAAATAGTGGCTGGTATACTTATAGGTTTAATATGGAGTCTCTACCAGATTACCCAAAAATATCTTTATGGAATGATGGTTATTATATAACCACTAACAAGAATGCATTAGCCCCTCAGGGAAGAGAGATCGTATATGTTCTGGAAAGGGACAGGATGCTCCAGGGACTGGATAATGTTCGAATTCTCGGTTTTCCGCTTCCTGGTATACAAAACAACGGATTTTACAGTCCGGCAGGATTTAGTGTAATGGGCACAGATCTTCCACCTCCCGGAAATGCTCCTATAATATATTTACAGGATGATGATTGGGCTGGAGTTAATCAGGATCATTTGAAATTGTGGCTAATCAATGTAAACTGGAACAATATCGCGTCTTCTACAATAGAAGAAAGTCAGGAACTTACAAATGGAGTCTCACCCTTTACGGCAACCTTTGACGGGGGTGGTTTTCAAAATCTTGCCCAACCAGGCGATACGCCCGATATTGATGCGCTACAGGGAGCCATGATGTATATGACACAATATAGAAGGTTTGGTACGCACAACTCGGTGGTTATGAATTTTGTGGTAGATGTAGAACCATCTGCAGCAAAACACGCAGGTATAAGGTGGTATGAGTTAAGACAACCTAATGATGATGCGCCATGGAGCGTATATCAGGAGGGCACATATGCACCAGATAATAGCGATCGTTTTAGTGGAAGTATCGGGATAGACCTACGAGGAAATATCGCCATGGGATACACGGTTTTAAATGATAATCCTGCGAATCCTGTTTTTCCATCCATTAGATATACCGGTCGATTTGTGAATGACCAGTTGGGAGTGATGACTATACAGGAAGAGTCTATTGTGGAGGGTAATAGCCCGCAACCAAGACCGGAAGGTAGATACGGTGATTATGCACACCTGAGTATAGATCCTGTAGATGATCTAACATTCTGGCATAATGCTGAATATTTTGAAGGTGTAGACAGAGTGAATAAAGTGGGTGTGTTTAGAATTGCCGCCAATGAACCTAATGATCTGGGGGCTGTGGCATTGCTGAGTCCCCAAAATGCAACTTTAACCAATTCAGAAGCAGTGACCATTAGAATTAGAAATTACGGTACCAATGCCCAGTCTAATTTTGAGGTAAGTTACAGTATCAATGGCGGTACTGTAGTAACTGAAACCTATGAAGAAACCATTCCGGCAGAGAGTTCTGCTGAATTCACCTTTGAAGTTACAGGTGATTTTTCTGAAATTGGTGAAATATATACGGTCACCATCGCCACAAACCTTGAAAATGATTCTAACACCAATAATGATGCAATAGAAGTGGAGATTAAGAACCTGCCTCCTAATGATGTGGGGGTAACTTCTATAGACTCTCCTTTTACCGATGAAAATTTAACGAGTACCGAAGAAGTGACGGTCACCATTTCAAATTTAGGTGGAGAGCCACAACAAAATTTCCCCGTAAGCTATCAAATTGGGAATAATGCACCTGTTCTTGAAACCTATAGTCAGGTACTTTCGGTAGGGGAAGATGCGGTCTATACTTTTAATAGAACGGCCAATCTTTCCGGTTTTGGAAGATATATGATCGAAGCCAGAACAAGACTGGAAGATGATTTTGATCCTTCTAATGATGCGGAAACAATTTCTGTCGCGAATCTGGATTGTATTCCGGAAGGATCAGATTGTTCCCAGGGCGATGGTATTTTTTATTTTGAACTTGGAGAATACAGAAACGAAAGGATTCCCTGTACAAATGGGTATATAGATTTTATAGGGGGAACTACAGATTTGGATAGGTCGCAGGGAGATTTTACCGTAACCGTTCAAACTGGATTTGCTGAGGGTGAACGTGAGAAATTTTCTATGTGGATAGATTTTAATGATAATGCAGTTTTTGAAGATGATGAGCGTTTGATCACTTCAGAAGTTATTCCACAGGCGAACAGGCAGTTTTCCTACGATTTTTCTATTCCGCGTGATGCCGATCTTGGACAGCATTTACTAAGAATAAGAGCGGGAGATACAGATTTTGCAGGAGATCTTAACGATCCCTGTTCCGTGATGGCTTATGGAACTACCCATGATTATTCGGTAAATGTTACCGATAGCACTCTGGATATCGAAGATTTTATTCTGAATGAAGCAGAATTGGTGGTAGTAACTTTACCTAATCAGGACAATCAATTCAGGGCTATAATGGAAACAAGCTTCCATGAACCTTTGAGGATCACCGTTCATAATGTTCTAGGCCAGAAAATGATCGAAAATGAAGTTCGTAATGACGGAGATGCATATGTTTATGAACTCGACATGTCCTATGCTGCGAGAGGAGTTTACCTGGTAAGATTCGGAACAAGAAAAGTCGGGAAAGTAGCACGATTTATAGTGAAATAG